The Vulgatibacter sp. genomic interval CCATCGCCCAGCGCCTGGAGCGACGAGAGGGCGATCTCGCCGCGCACCAGGAACGGGCTGGCGTTCTGCGCGGCGGGCTGCCCGTCTTCCGCCGCCACGGGCAGCGGATTGCCAGCGAGGGCTGCAGCAGCGAGCAGCTGTAGACACCACCTGCGCCAATTGCCGTCGAGCATCGATCCCCCCGCGTGCGAGGCACCGAGCCTGTGCATCGCGGGGGAACCCGTGCAATCCCTCGGTCGGTCCGCTCAGGCGCGCAGCGCGCCGAGCACCTGCCGCTGGACCTTCGGGACGAAAGGCGGCGCCGCGCGCAGCCCGTCGAAGAGCAATGCGAAGGAGGCGAAGATCCGGTCGACGAGGGCCTTCGCCTGCGAGCGCATCGCCTCGTCGAGAGCGATCGCCTCGACCCGGGCGTGGACCTCCGCCTCGAAGACGGTGTGGGCGTCCTCGGCATCCTGGTGGTGGCGGCCGAAGTAGCGGAGGCGGGCGTTGCCGCCCTTGGCCTCGACGAGCGGGGTCACGTGGTCGAAGAAGAGCTCGCTGGTCGCTTCGAGGGCGAGGAGGAAGACGAGGCGGAGCTCGTCGGCAGGAAGCGCACCCGCCTCCTTCATCAGCGCGAGCGCCATCCGATCGGTCTCGCTCGCCTCGACCCCTGCTGCGGCGCTGCGGCCGTAGAGCTCGGCGACGTCCTCGAAGAACCAGGTGTCGTGGCCGCCTTCCTCTGCGGCGTGGCGCACGAGCATGGTCCGGAGCTCGGGGTCCTGGACGCCCTGCCCGTTGATCCGGAGCACGAGCTGGAAGGCGTGCACCCAGGTTCCGAGACGCGGCGCGAAGGCGAGCAGCTCTTCGAGCGTGCCCTCGGTGTGCAGCTCGGAGAAGAAGGGATGCCGCGCCAGCTTCGCCTGGCGCTCTTCGATGTACGAAATCACGGTGTGCATCAGGGTCGTGTCCTACGCGCGGGAAGTACATCCGTGCGCCCGGCGGACGCAGCGCGGGGCCCGCTGCCCCGGCGGCTTCTTACGGGCGATCGCCCGGCGCCGGCAGGGGCGAATTCCTGCACTACCGCACCCTTCGTGAAATCGCGCGGCGGATCCCCACCCTGCGGTAGCATCCGCCGCGCGAGAGGACGGACAGCCATGCCCGAACCACATCCACCAGCACCGCTCGTCCGGATCCACACGCCAGCGCTCCCCGAGGCCGCCTTCCGCCGCCTGCTGCGCGCGGTGCGCAGCGTGGGCGACGAGCGGCTGCGACAGACCTACCAGACCACCTTCTGGTTCGACCTGGCGACGGCGCCCACCAACGTGGTGGACGAGGCGGCCCTCGAGCTCCGGCGCTACATCCCGCGGAGCGAGCGGGTGGTCGGGGTGGAGTGGTGGCTGTCGCGGATGTCACCCAACGACGTCCGCGTGGACTTCCACCAGGACCGCGACGAGAAGCTCGCCCTCGCCGGCGGCCCCCTCGTCCACCCGCTGGTCTCGAGCGTGCTCTTTCTCAACCGGGTGAAGGGTGGCGCCCTCGCCGTCACCGCCGAGCCGCCCTGCGAGGCGAATCCCTCCCTAGCGCCGGCGATCCTCGACTTCGACCTGGTGGCGCCGCATCCGAACCGCTTCGCGGTCTTCGCCGGCGACCTCACCCACGGCGTGCTCGACGCAAAGAACGACATCCCGGCCGGCCGGCTGCCCGGCACGGCGCGGCGCCGGCTCACCATCGCGATCAACTGGTGGGACCACCGGCCCACCGGCGTTCCCACCTTCCCGGAGGCCGGGGTCTACCGCCCGCTCGCGGCGGGCCGCCGCCGCGGCGGAGATTCGTGAAGCCACCGCGGACGCCGTGAGCCGCTCAGCCCGGACGTTGCCGTTCCCGGTACCAGCGCACGAGCTCGTCGCAGGCGAGGTCCGCCTCCACCACCGCGATCCCGCCGAGAAGGCGGATCTCCTCGGCCTCCCGATCGGAGAAGACGCGCAGCACGACCGGCGGCCCGTGGACGAGGGCCAGGAGCCTGCGGCTGTCCGCCATCCGCCGCATCGTCGAAACGATCGCTGCAGCTGCGTGGGCGCCCGCCGCCTGGAGCGTCGCCCGGTCGGCTCCGTCGCCGCGGATCGCTGGGATCCCCCGCGCGTCGAGGGCCTCGACGATCGCCGGATCGTCCTCGACCACGACCAGCGGGATCCGCCGGTCCCGCAGATACTCGATGATTCTGCTGCCCGCCTCGCCGGCGCCGATGAGGAGCACGTGGCCGGCGCCGGTGGTGCGCGGCGACAGCCCCCGCTTGCGTAGCGGGAGCAGGCGCATGAGCCGCCAGACGATGCGGTCGGAGGAGAGCCAGGGGACGATCGACATCGTCACCACCACGACCAGCGCGACCACCGCCAGGAGCGAGGCCGGCGCGTCGCCGCGGTCGACTGCCACCAGGGCGACCACCAGCGCCATCTCGCCCGTATGGGCGAGGAGCGCCACGGCTTCGACCGCGCTGCGCACCGTCATCCCCGCCCGGCGGGCGATCGGATAGAGCAGGAGCGGCCGGAGCAGCAGCACCGTGGCGACGAGGACACCCTCGGCGAGGAGCTCCGCTGGCAGGGGCAGGCGGACCACGGCGCCGAGCAGCACGAAGAAGAGCATGGTGAAGAAGGTGGAGAAGGAGCCGACATAGGAGCGGATCATCCCGCCGACGGGAAAGCGCGAAAGCGACGCGCCAGCGAGCCAGGCGCCGAGGGCGAGGGGCAGCCCTGCGAGGAAACAGGCCCCGCCGAAGACGAAGAGAACGGCGAGCACGAGCAACAGCCGCTCCTCCTCCGTCCGGCTCTCGCGGACGAAGACGGCGGGGAGACCCCAGCGCGCCAGTCCCCACGCAGCGATCGCGAGCCCCGCCGCCAGCACGCCCGCCCGGAGCACCGCCGCCACCCCCTCGGCTGCGGAGACGACGACGGAGAGCGCGAGGACGACCGTGGCGTCCTGTGCGATGACGACGCCGGTGACGAAGCGCCCGATCGGTTCGAAGACGCGTTCCCGGCGCCGCAACACCTCGACCACCAGGAGCGTCGAGCTGCTGGTGAGCGCGAGGACGAGGTAGAGCGTGGTCTGCCCGTCGACCCCCAGGATCCCCTGCAGAAGGCCGGCGATCCCGGCGGTGACGGCGAGGAAGAGCGCGGCGACGGCGATCCCCTGCCATCGGAACGGGGCGATCTGCGTGCGGTCGATCTCGGCGCCGACCGCGAAGACGAGAAAGGTCGCGGCGAGGAGGAGGGCGCTGCGTACCAGCGCCGCCTCCACGGGAAGCGGCAGCCAATGGACGAGGACCCCCGCCACGATCGCGACAGGGTAGGCGGACGTCCGGCGCCACTGCGACACGCCGAGGGCCGCCGCCGCCGCGATGACCGCGATCGCGAGCGTCGTCACCGCCGCCCCGGCAGGAGGCGCTCGAGCTCCTCGATCAGGCGATCACCGGAGGCGATCCGCGACTCGATCACGCGGTCGGCCCCGACCTCCTCGAGTTGCGCCGCCATCCACCGGTCGAAGCCGTAGGCTGCGACGGGGATCCCGTGCGCCCGGCAGCGGTGGACGAAGAGCTTGTTGGTCGCCTCGATGCGCAGCGCCGAGATGGCGAGCCGGGCGTCGCGCAGGCCGGCCTCGGCGAGGGTAGCGGGATCGTCGACGTCGCCGACGAGGACGGTGCCCGGCAGGTCCGCCAACTTGCGCGGATCGCTGTCGAGGGCGAGCACCCGCGCGCCGCGTGCGTGCAGGGATCGGACGAGTCGCCGCCCGAGCTCGTTCATGCCCACCACCACCACGTGATCGCGCAGCCGGTCGACAACCGGCGCCTCGTCGCCCGTACCCCGCGCCCGGAAGATCCGGAGGAGGCCCGTCCGCGCGATCCGCTCGTAGAGCGGTCCGTTGTAGAGGATGAGGTAGGCGGAGAGCGCGATGGTCACGACGCCGACTGCGCCGACGAGGGAGAGGATCCGCGGGCCGACGAGACCGGTGCTGACGCCCATTGCGGCGAAGACGAAGGAGAACTCGCTGATCTGCGCCACGGTCACGCCGGTGAGGAACGAGGTGCGCTCGGAATAGCCGCTGCGTGCCACCAGCCAGATGAAGATCACCGGGTTGCCGACGAGTACGAAGAGCGAGAGGACCGCAGCCTCGACCCATTGCTCCTGCGCTGCCCCGAGTTCCATGCGGGCGCCGAGCGAGACGAAGAAGATCACGACGAAGAACGTCATCAGCGGATGGAGCCGGCGCCGCAGCTCGTGGGCGATCGGGTGTTGGGCGAGTGCGAGCCCGGCGACGAAGGCACCGATCTCCAGGGAGAGGCCGAGGGCGCCGGCGACGAGCACGTAGGCGAGGCACCACGCGAGGCTTCCCATCACGAGGGTACGGGGATCGGAAGCGGCGAAGCGGAGCAGCCGTGGGAAGAGGTACCGGGCGACGGTGATCGCGCCGCCGAGGAGCAGCGCCATGCCCCCCGTAGCCCGGGCGATCCCCAGCGCCACCTCCCCCGGCGCCAGCGCCGCGGGCTGCTGCAGTCCGCTCAGGATCGTGAGCGCGACGATGACGATCAGGTCCTGCACCAGGAAGATGCCGA includes:
- a CDS encoding cation:proton antiporter yields the protein MTTLAIAVIAAAAALGVSQWRRTSAYPVAIVAGVLVHWLPLPVEAALVRSALLLAATFLVFAVGAEIDRTQIAPFRWQGIAVAALFLAVTAGIAGLLQGILGVDGQTTLYLVLALTSSSTLLVVEVLRRRERVFEPIGRFVTGVVIAQDATVVLALSVVVSAAEGVAAVLRAGVLAAGLAIAAWGLARWGLPAVFVRESRTEEERLLLVLAVLFVFGGACFLAGLPLALGAWLAGASLSRFPVGGMIRSYVGSFSTFFTMLFFVLLGAVVRLPLPAELLAEGVLVATVLLLRPLLLYPIARRAGMTVRSAVEAVALLAHTGEMALVVALVAVDRGDAPASLLAVVALVVVVTMSIVPWLSSDRIVWRLMRLLPLRKRGLSPRTTGAGHVLLIGAGEAGSRIIEYLRDRRIPLVVVEDDPAIVEALDARGIPAIRGDGADRATLQAAGAHAAAAIVSTMRRMADSRRLLALVHGPPVVLRVFSDREAEEIRLLGGIAVVEADLACDELVRWYRERQRPG
- a CDS encoding cation:proton antiporter yields the protein MEEVGSDLLETIGIFVVAAAATTFVLRVARVPSIVSYLVAGLLVGPLFGWARVEPEAAALETVAQTGIVLLLFLVGLELGLERIRQVGRVAVVAGVGQVLFTAAGGFALSILLGFEWIEAFFIGAALTFSSTVVVVKLLDQKGEIGTLYGQIAVGIFLVQDLIVIVALTILSGLQQPAALAPGEVALGIARATGGMALLLGGAITVARYLFPRLLRFAASDPRTLVMGSLAWCLAYVLVAGALGLSLEIGAFVAGLALAQHPIAHELRRRLHPLMTFFVVIFFVSLGARMELGAAQEQWVEAAVLSLFVLVGNPVIFIWLVARSGYSERTSFLTGVTVAQISEFSFVFAAMGVSTGLVGPRILSLVGAVGVVTIALSAYLILYNGPLYERIARTGLLRIFRARGTGDEAPVVDRLRDHVVVVGMNELGRRLVRSLHARGARVLALDSDPRKLADLPGTVLVGDVDDPATLAEAGLRDARLAISALRIEATNKLFVHRCRAHGIPVAAYGFDRWMAAQLEEVGADRVIESRIASGDRLIEELERLLPGRR